Part of the Streptomyces antimycoticus genome, CACCGCGTCGAGGTGTGCATCCGGCCCGAGAACCTGCCCAGCCGCCGGGTGGTGGAGAAACTCGGATTCCGCCAGGAGGGACTGCGGCCGCGCTATCTCCACATCGACGGTGCATGGCGGGATCATCTGGTCTACGCCCTCACGGTGGAGGAACTGTCCGAGGGACTGCTGAACCGGTGGCACCGGACCCGACCAGGCGCGTCGCAGAAATAAAATACCTGTTCGAATAACGGGAGAACATTTCCAGCCTGGTCATCTCATCAATCACAAAAAACTTTCGAGATATCAGCCAGATCGTGCGACACACCGCGCCAATTGGCAGATGGCCTCATGCGGACCCCTCTACCGTGTGAGCGTGAGCAGCAGTGGCCTCATCTACGCAGTCATCGTCGGGGCCTGGGCCGCCTATTTGGTGCCGATGTGGCTTCGGAGGCAGGACGAGCTCAATGAGGCCCGTCCGACGGAACGCTTCAGCACCGCCATCCGGCTGCTGTCCGGACGGGCGGGCATGGAGCGCCGTTACGCCAAGAGCCGCGCGGACCTCGAGCGCCCCGGGGACCCGGCGGACGACCCCGCGGAGCGCACCGCCGAGGACGCGGACGCCCCCGCCGCAGGCGGCGCCCCCGCGGCCGGGCCGGGGCGCTACGTGGCCGACCCGGACGCGGTGACCGACGCGGTCGACGTCCGGGCCTTCGCCGACCCCGTAACCCTGCGCGCCCCCGCTCCCGCGGCCGCCGAAGCCCCCGCCGAGGCCGCGCCGGCACCGGCCGCCGGGGCAGCGAGCGGTGCGCGCGGCGCGGGCGGCACGGGAGGCGCGGGCGGCAGCGGAGGCTGGAGCGCGCTGGACCGTGGACGGCGCGCGCGAGTGCTCGCGCGCCGCCGCCGCACCACCGTGATGCTCTTCCTCGCCTTCACCCTCGGCGCGATCGTCGCCGCCGTCGGTGGCCTGGCCTTCCTGTGGGCCCCGGGCATCCCGGCCATACTGCTGAGCGCCTATATCGCCTACCTCCGCGCCCAGGAGCGCCGCCGCTTCGCGTTCACCATGGACCAGCGCCACGCCGAGCAGGCCGCGCAGCGGCTGCGGGAGCGCCGCCCCCGGGCCCATCCGCCCGCCGAGAGCCGGACCGCCGGCGACGACCCCGCGGGCCCTCCCGCGCCGCCCGAGGCCGAGCCCGCCCCCGCACCGGTGCCCTCGCGGCACGCGGCCGGGCGCCGCGCGCTGGTCGAGCAGACCGATCACGCCGAGTGGGTGGACCAGGAGCGCGAGCGCGAGCGGGGCCCCGCCGCCGGGGCGGGCTGGGAGCCGGTGCCCGTCCCGCTGCCCACCTACGTCACCGCCCCCGTCGCCCCGCGCGCCACCGCCAGCGTCGACCTGGCCGCCCCCGACGCGTGGAGCTCCGCCCGCTCCAGCACCGTCGACCCCACCGCCGCCCAGAGCCCCGCCCCGGCCCCGGACCCGGCCGCCACCCCGCCCCGCGGCGCCCGCGACCGCGGCCGCACTCCCCTCTTCGACCAGTACGCCGACGAGGACCGGCCGCGTGCTGCCAACGAGTGACGGGCCCTTCACTGACCAGCGAGGAACGGATTACCAAGCACCCCGGAGGGGATGCTAGAGTTTCACTCGTTGCAAGGGCCTGTGGCGCAGACTGGTAGCGCACCTCGTTCGCATCGAGGGGGTCAGGGGTTCAAATCCCCTCAGGTCCACCGCACGACTGTTCTTGAGTCAGCTCGGGGGCGGTTGACGAGATCCCGGCGATCATGATGATCGCGCGGGGTCTTTGTCGTTTCCGGGGGCTGTTCGAGGGTCTTCGGGGTGGTGGACGGCGGCGAACCTTGCGGTCGGCTGTGTCGCCGCCTCGTTTTCTCCGCTGTGCGCAGTACGGCCGGCCCCGGGATACCGGGGCCGGCCGTGGGCATGTGCTGTTCTGCCTGCTCAGCGTTTTGGGGTGGGTGGCGGTGGCTGTGCGTTCCGTGCGGGTGGATTCGTCCTTGCGGCAGACCGGGGGCAGTTCGACCGCTGGTGGCGGGTCGAGCCACTCGTTCTGCGGAAGTTGGACGGTGGGCCGTGCGGCGGGCATGTGGGGGCAGGCGAGAGAGCCGTCGATGAGCAGGGCTCCCTGCCGGCTGCCCTGTGGTCCACGGTCTTGGGTCTTGTCGTCCAGGGCCGGCCGGTAGCCGAGGCGGCGTACGGGAACCTGGAAATGCTCAGGAGAGCAGCCGGTGTAGGCGCGGTCGGCAGCACAGGTGCCTGTCGGCAGCCCGAGTCAGGCCAGTTCCTCCAGGGCGATGACCGCGTTGCGGCCGATACGGACGGTGGGGGTGTCCAGGACCAGGCCGACGCACATCTGCGGGTAGGCGGTCGGCTTGCCCACAGGCTCGCCGGGGCGGCGGCGGTGGGCCGCGACCACGAAGCCGGCGCTGTAGCCGAAGGTGCCCTCCCCGCAGGCCGCTGTAGTGCCAGCCCGCGGTGATCTCCACCGACGCGGTCTGGGTTCGGTCGCCGGCGGGAACAGCCTGAACAGGGATCGAGGTCGCGTCCACGCCGACGTCTCCCCGCCGGCCGCGCAGGTATCCGCGGGCCTTCGCGAGACGGACCGGGGTGAGGACCAGTTGGCTGGCCAGCAGTTGGAGCCGTTCGGCTGCCTGCCTGCCCGAAGGGACGTCCCAGGCGTCCGTGTAGGCGTGGGCGATCTCCTGGGGCAGACGCGAACGGCGGTCGCAGCGGGCCGGGTCGAGGAGGGCGGTGATGCGATCGAAGCCCCGGGAGAGGCGGCGGCTGGCCGCGATGCGCTCCCGCGCCGTCACCGGGGGCTCCTCGGGGATGCCCAGCCAGGTCCGTGCTCTGGGCTCAAGTCGGAAGTGGAGGATGCGCCAGGCTCCGGCGAGGTGGCGCGGCCGGTGAAGTACGCGGCCAGCAGCAGCCCGGTCGGCACCGTCCGCGGACGCGCCCCTGCCGGGCTCGGCCGTCCCACCGGGAGTTCTTCCAGCGGCTGGGGCACGCCGGACCGGTCCAGCAGGGTCAGGAGCTGGCCGACTCTGGAGTCCTCGATCTTGGTGATCTTGCCCGGGCGGATGCGTGGCCGCAGGGCTCGGGCGGCCGTCTGGTCCGCCGCCGGGCGGGGCATCATCGGCGGTGGCCGTGCAGCAGTCGGAGTACCTCCTTCCTGGGTAGAGGCCGGACCCACTGGTGGTAGGGGGCGAGCCCGGCGGGCGAGGTCATCCCGGCTGCCGTGGCGACGACGGCCGGGCTGATGCCTGTGGCCAGCAGGTTCACGATCCAGGTCGACCGCAGCCGCCGCGCCGACAGTGCCGGCAGCCCGTTGGGCGGCCGGTGGCGGGCCGGACCGGCTGACAACCGGTCCAGCACCGAACTGTCCTTGGCACCGGCGTTGGACGTCAGGGCCTCAACGTTTGCGCGGCCTGGCCGGTAAGCGCCCTGTCAGGCGGAGTGGACGTAGAGCCGGTCCTGGCGAGAAGCGCATACTGCACCGTGTGGCGACGTACAACAGCATCGGTGCGACCTACGCTCACACCCGGCGACCGGATCGCCGAATCGCCGGCAGGATCCATCAAGCCCTCGGTGGTGCTGCCACCGTGATCAACGTAGGAGCCGGTACCGGCTCCTACGAACCGTTACAAACAGTGCTGGCTGTTGAACCCAGCTCAGTGATGATCGCTCAGCGCC contains:
- the sepX gene encoding divisome protein SepX/GlpR, producing the protein MSSSGLIYAVIVGAWAAYLVPMWLRRQDELNEARPTERFSTAIRLLSGRAGMERRYAKSRADLERPGDPADDPAERTAEDADAPAAGGAPAAGPGRYVADPDAVTDAVDVRAFADPVTLRAPAPAAAEAPAEAAPAPAAGAASGARGAGGTGGAGGSGGWSALDRGRRARVLARRRRTTVMLFLAFTLGAIVAAVGGLAFLWAPGIPAILLSAYIAYLRAQERRRFAFTMDQRHAEQAAQRLRERRPRAHPPAESRTAGDDPAGPPAPPEAEPAPAPVPSRHAAGRRALVEQTDHAEWVDQERERERGPAAGAGWEPVPVPLPTYVTAPVAPRATASVDLAAPDAWSSARSSTVDPTAAQSPAPAPDPAATPPRGARDRGRTPLFDQYADEDRPRAANE